The Candidatus Tanganyikabacteria bacterium DNA window GATCGCGGCGGCCCCGATCAGGCGAGTCATCGGGCGCATTCAACCAGGCGAGCGACGTGTCAAGGAACTGAAATGATTTTCCGAGATTTAACCTCGTCTTTGGACACATTCCTCCAGGTGCCCTTCGAAAACACGCTTGAGGAGGGCACAGGGCAACCGCCATGTTCGCGTCCCCGAGCGCGCAGGCTGCTTCCACCCGGAAGCCGGCGGGACCGCGCCGCGGCGCGCTGCCCAAGGCCGGCCGGCCGGCCGATATCCTGCGCGAGGGCCTCCGGCCGGAAGTGGACTCGTCCGCCGAGAAGCGCACGATCTTGAGGCCGGGCGGGACGCGCAAGGGCGTTCCTCCGGTCGATCACTGGGTGCCGGCCTCGTCGGCCGACCAGGCGGCCAGGGCGCTGGCAGGCAAGCTCGAGACGGTTTCCCCCGGCCTGCGGTATGCCAGCACGCGCTACGGCGGGCGGGACTTGCACGCGGTCGTCCTGGGCGCCGGTGCCCGCGCCGAACTCTGGGCCGGCGACCCGGCAAACGAAACGGGGACCTCGCGCCGCACGCAAACCGTGGAAGCGGCCGCCAGGGGAGCGCTCATGGCGGTCAACGGATCGTTCTCCACCCCGTCCGACGGCGCCGTGAGCCAGCCGCTGGGTCCCGTCATCGCGGGCGGCGAGGTACGGGTCAACACCGCCACGTACAAGACCGGCTGGGGCCCCGTGCCGCGCAGTTTCCTGGGCTGGGACCGGTCGGGCGTCGCCTTCGTGGGGGAGACCCGGCCCGGTGAGACCGGCGCGCAACTGCTTGCGCGCCTGAAGGCCGAGGGTCGCGATCCCCGGGAAGTGCTCGGAGGGCTCGGATCGCTGCTGGTGGCGGGCCAGCCGGCCGATCGTCACGCCCGCGAGGTGCAGGGGCTCAATTCCGGCCAGGCGAGCACGACGCCGAACGCCCGCACGGTCGCGGGAGTCACGGCCGACGGCCGGGTCGTGCTGCTGGTCCAGGAAGGCGATGCCGCCGCGGGCACCGGCGCCGGCGTGGACGCCCTTGGCCAGGTGTTGCTCGCATTGCGCCTTCATTCTCCCGACCTGGATATCCGGGAAGCCGTGATCCTGGACGGCGGCGGCACGTCCGAACTGGCCATTCCGGGCAGCGGCGTGGATAGCCGGGAGGGGCTCTACAAGCGGAGAATTCCTACCATCCTGCGGATCTTGCCCGCGCAGGCCAGCCAGTAACGAGGGTTCAGGGGCCAACCTGGTCCTGCCGATCTTCGAGCGACTCATAGCGCGGCTCTGATGACTTCGCTCCGACATCGCGGCCGGCACGGAGGCCGGCCCCACCCGTTGCATCGGTGGCGCAGGCCTCCGTGCCTGCGTCCGATAGGCGCCAGGTCATTTGAGCGCCGCTATCAGATCGCAAATAACTGTTGCTGAACGGCCTGGCGGGGTGCTACGGTCTTTATCTACTAGAAAGTAGATAAAAGAGGTCCTGTCTTGCGCGCTTGTTTCTCCAGATTCTCGCCCTTGCTAGCGCTTTTCCTGGTGGCCGCGACCGCGCTAGCCGCTTGCGGCGGCCTGACGCCGCCGCAAGCGGCGGGCGTGCAAGCCCCCGCCGGACCGTTCTCCTTCGTGCGGTCCGGCGGGACCCCTCGCTACCTGCTGATCAAGCCGCTGAGCCGCTTTGCGGGCGCCGCCGCCGACGTGGCGATCCGCCACGGCCTGGTGGTGGCCGATAAGCCCGGCAGCCGGTTGCCGGAGATCGGCTGGCATCGCCTCGCCCTGGGCACGGCCCCGGACGGGGGCGGCGGCTTCGGATTGTCGGGCCACCTCGCCGGCCTGCGCGCCGATCCGGCCGTGGCGGCCGCCGACCTCGAGCGGGAACTGCCGCTGCTCTTCGGCTATGACGATCCGTACGCCAAGCAGCAGTGGGCCCTGGGAGTCATCGGACTGGAACGGGCTCATGCTGTGGCGCGCGGCACCGCGCGCACGCTTCTTGCGATCCTGGACACGGGTGTCGATGCGAAGCACCCGGACTTTGCCGACGGCGCGAAGAGCCGGGTGGTGGTCGGCGCCGACACCAGCGGGCAGGCCGGCGGCGACGCCGGCCGCGACGGCAACGGCCACGGGACGCACGTGGCCGGCATCGCCGCGGCCTCTGCCGGCAACGGCCGGGGCATCG harbors:
- a CDS encoding phosphodiester glycosidase family protein codes for the protein MFASPSAQAASTRKPAGPRRGALPKAGRPADILREGLRPEVDSSAEKRTILRPGGTRKGVPPVDHWVPASSADQAARALAGKLETVSPGLRYASTRYGGRDLHAVVLGAGARAELWAGDPANETGTSRRTQTVEAAARGALMAVNGSFSTPSDGAVSQPLGPVIAGGEVRVNTATYKTGWGPVPRSFLGWDRSGVAFVGETRPGETGAQLLARLKAEGRDPREVLGGLGSLLVAGQPADRHAREVQGLNSGQASTTPNARTVAGVTADGRVVLLVQEGDAAAGTGAGVDALGQVLLALRLHSPDLDIREAVILDGGGTSELAIPGSGVDSREGLYKRRIPTILRILPAQASQ
- a CDS encoding S8 family serine peptidase, producing the protein MLALFLVAATALAACGGLTPPQAAGVQAPAGPFSFVRSGGTPRYLLIKPLSRFAGAAADVAIRHGLVVADKPGSRLPEIGWHRLALGTAPDGGGGFGLSGHLAGLRADPAVAAADLERELPLLFGYDDPYAKQQWALGVIGLERAHAVARGTARTLLAILDTGVDAKHPDFADGAKSRVVVGADTSGQAGGDAGRDGNGHGTHVAGIAAASAGNGRGIVGVAPAVRILAVKVLTDAGSGTWASVAEGVLDSVAKGARVLNLSLGDPETAPVLEDALRAALGKDVLVVAAAGNDGKSLRNYPAASPGVMAVGATTRSEARASFSTFGDWLSVAAPGHVIYSTLPAGTKPFDYGYKSGTSMAAPHVAGLAALLRDLRPEWSAARTREHIERTARDLGPAGFDPEFGHGRIDAARALIGAR